From Rudanella lutea DSM 19387, a single genomic window includes:
- a CDS encoding AraC family transcriptional regulator — translation MKQALRKDLEPVAESFAVHELTEPHFDPNWHFHPHYQLFLVEKGTGTRFIGDSIRPFAEGDFVMLGPNLPHLWRSDKPYFERDSGLQTHGIVVYFTENFLGDTFFAQREMGLLRQLLENARRGLEWLSPTRDRAIELLRRVQQTEPGFERVLALLNLLHELSRTSDYQFITSLGYTNTVKPSETDRIQVVHDYVMSHFHDHICLDTVADLAGMTPSAFCRYFKIRANKTFSNFVAEVRVGHACKLLMDGSMSVTQISYESGYRTLSNFNRQFKEVTGKTPSTYVRTYRAL, via the coding sequence ATGAAACAAGCCCTCCGCAAAGACCTTGAGCCGGTCGCCGAATCGTTTGCGGTTCACGAGCTCACCGAACCACACTTCGACCCTAACTGGCACTTTCATCCGCATTATCAGCTCTTTCTGGTCGAAAAGGGCACGGGCACCCGATTTATCGGCGACTCAATCCGGCCTTTTGCCGAGGGCGACTTCGTCATGCTTGGTCCCAACCTACCTCACCTGTGGCGCAGCGATAAACCCTATTTTGAGCGCGACAGTGGCCTCCAGACGCACGGCATTGTAGTGTATTTCACCGAAAATTTTCTGGGTGATACCTTCTTCGCCCAGCGCGAAATGGGATTACTTCGGCAACTGCTCGAAAACGCCCGCCGGGGGCTGGAGTGGCTTTCGCCCACCCGCGACCGCGCCATTGAGCTGCTTCGCCGGGTGCAACAAACCGAACCGGGTTTCGAGCGGGTGTTGGCTTTGCTGAACCTGCTCCACGAGCTCTCGCGGACGTCGGACTACCAGTTTATTACCAGCCTGGGGTACACCAACACCGTAAAACCCTCCGAAACCGACCGCATTCAGGTGGTACACGACTATGTAATGAGCCATTTCCACGACCATATTTGCCTCGACACCGTTGCCGATCTGGCGGGTATGACCCCCTCTGCTTTTTGCCGGTATTTTAAAATCCGGGCCAACAAAACGTTTTCCAATTTTGTGGCCGAGGTACGGGTAGGCCATGCCTGTAAGCTGCTGATGGACGGCTCAATGAGCGTAACCCAAATCAGTTACGAAAGCGGTTACCGAACACTTTCTAACTTCAACCGACAGTTTAAAGAAGTGACGGGCAAAACACCCTCAACCTACGTGCGTACCTACCGGGCCTTGTAA
- a CDS encoding sugar phosphate isomerase/epimerase family protein, producing MNKLGMNLFVWTMSMDEDMAETLRYLKETGFEFVEMPVGGTDDRAADLAKWTQLGQQAAALGLDVQTCSLLPPELTLLSPDETVRQAGVEYLKHVVDCSAAAGSTILMGPLFAGFKTFAGRPATADEWQWSVESMRQVADYAQTKGVVLAIESLNRFETYLLTCADDVVRYVKAVDHPYCRAAFDTFHANIEEKNVADAIRTLAPYLVHVQISENDRSTPGQGQIRFEQVFNTLAEVGYSGPIAIEAFGPNPPELAAATHIFRPMFASAEQLAAEGFVYLRQMLEEAQPITEIPDSQVIEA from the coding sequence ATGAATAAATTGGGGATGAACCTCTTCGTCTGGACCATGTCGATGGACGAAGATATGGCGGAAACGCTCCGGTATCTGAAAGAAACCGGCTTTGAGTTTGTCGAAATGCCCGTGGGCGGTACCGATGACCGGGCGGCAGACCTGGCCAAGTGGACACAGCTGGGTCAGCAGGCCGCTGCTCTCGGACTGGATGTTCAGACGTGTTCGTTGCTGCCACCCGAACTGACGCTCCTCAGCCCCGACGAGACGGTGCGGCAGGCTGGTGTTGAGTACCTGAAACACGTGGTTGATTGTTCGGCAGCAGCTGGTTCCACTATTCTGATGGGGCCGCTTTTTGCGGGCTTCAAAACGTTTGCCGGTCGGCCTGCCACCGCCGATGAGTGGCAGTGGTCAGTAGAAAGTATGCGGCAGGTTGCCGATTATGCCCAAACGAAAGGGGTGGTACTGGCCATCGAATCGCTCAACCGGTTCGAGACGTACCTGCTCACCTGCGCCGATGATGTGGTGCGCTATGTCAAGGCCGTTGACCATCCGTACTGCCGGGCTGCGTTTGATACGTTTCATGCCAACATTGAGGAGAAAAACGTGGCCGATGCCATCCGAACACTGGCCCCGTACCTTGTGCACGTACAAATCTCTGAAAATGACCGGTCGACGCCGGGGCAGGGCCAAATCCGGTTCGAGCAGGTGTTTAACACTCTCGCCGAAGTAGGGTACTCAGGCCCCATCGCCATTGAAGCCTTTGGGCCTAATCCGCCCGAACTGGCTGCCGCTACGCACATATTCCGCCCGATGTTTGCCTCAGCAGAGCAACTGGCAGCCGAGGGGTTTGTGTACCTCCGGCAAATGCTCGAAGAGGCTCAGCCAATTACCGAAATTCCCGATAGTCAGGTTATAGAAGCGTAG
- a CDS encoding PVC-type heme-binding CxxCH protein has protein sequence MNKVWLLGATLLFSHCTRTPSATLRDTGTQQNTVVGAPADTKPRRTEILFLGDNGHHRPVERVPQLMAALGNRGINITYTDRLEDLNPENLAKYDGMLIFANWDSIPKPQERALLDFVSSGKGLIPVHCASFCFRNSPEYVDKVVGGQFWRHRMDTIQTRFTQPNDALVMGLQSFKAFDETYLHSHLQPDNNVLAVREVKADQFKDLADAGRPNQKEEPYTWTRTYGKGRVFYTAYGHDERTWSQPGFMQLLERGILWSVGDRVKKLHDDLKPQAFAYDEAKLPNYEKRPGPQMKQRALSPEESLKHIQVPVDFTLDLFAHEPNVMHPIAMTWDDRGRLYVLITKDYPNERKPEGGSDYIVICEDTNNDGKADKFTNYAEGLSIPTGMVWANGGLVVSQAPHMLFLRDTNGDDKVDEKKILFTGFGTFDTHAGPSNLHYGFDNWIWGSVGYSGFKGKVGSADSLQFGQGFFRFRPDGSALEYMTNTSNNTWGLGFNETGDVFGSTANNAHGWYMAIPNAAYKSRPNVMNGSRSTDTHKDMKPITDRVRQVDVFGGFTAAAGHNLYTARAFPKAYWNKVAFVSEPTGHIVHQNVLEKNGTDYEDREGTQGIGFNLMAGADEWFSPVFAQVGPDGAVWVADWYSFIIQHNPTPQGFENGKGNAYETDLRDFTHGRIYRVGYKKAPTYVAPRLDKNDPATLLAALKNDNQFWRMKAQRLLVERGQRDVVPQLLAIANDPSVDEIGINAPAVHALWTLHGLGAIKPSDLTTALKHPCAGVRKTAVQVMPRTEEGVTMLLAQKALYDAEPLVVLNSLLALGEAPASPTIDEAVLARLRQTDANNDRWLPDAFAVALNRDKGRLMRQWLGSIKTAQAAPAGNGSGAMHHDHSTMHQGGPNAGSQAGSPTARTEVKTTNGPDLVVTRVATEPLQPFVREGARTTIYVTNQGSVAVPKGTPVPLTIRFESKGGGPAAQKVDYVSRTHVDGIQPGETVAIRRTNNGPWVGDLWLTAEQAGDYTFAVSIDKENTLGDSDRKNNEFRTTLTFRAPARMRTVALERTARAYASTAAPDSVVAMLTQAASLEADDANALVKGLADGYDYRAKVKPSAAAQGLLAGLDNRLPADARPRLNRLLEAWGMRDANADLDPNAQVVRIKTIREEMRFDKKTFEVTAGKPVVIILENPDAMQHNLVVVKPKSMERIGKLADAMITAKDGAEKNYVPESSDILAATTLVNPNQTVRVTFKAPDQPGDYPFVCTFPGHWRIMNGVMKVKK, from the coding sequence ATGAACAAAGTTTGGCTACTGGGAGCAACTCTGCTCTTTTCTCACTGTACGCGTACCCCCTCAGCCACCTTGCGCGATACGGGAACGCAGCAGAACACCGTCGTTGGGGCGCCAGCCGATACCAAACCGCGCCGGACGGAAATCTTGTTTTTGGGCGACAACGGGCACCATCGGCCTGTTGAACGGGTGCCGCAACTGATGGCTGCCCTCGGCAACCGGGGGATAAACATTACGTACACCGACCGGCTGGAAGACCTCAACCCGGAAAATCTGGCCAAGTACGACGGGATGCTCATTTTTGCTAACTGGGATAGCATCCCGAAACCACAGGAGCGGGCCTTGCTCGACTTCGTGTCTTCGGGCAAAGGCCTGATTCCGGTGCATTGTGCATCGTTCTGCTTCCGAAACTCGCCCGAGTACGTCGATAAAGTGGTGGGTGGGCAATTCTGGCGGCACCGGATGGATACCATTCAGACCCGGTTTACCCAGCCCAACGATGCCCTGGTAATGGGTCTGCAGTCGTTCAAAGCATTTGACGAGACGTATCTGCATAGCCACCTGCAGCCCGACAACAATGTGTTGGCTGTACGTGAGGTAAAAGCGGATCAGTTCAAAGACCTCGCCGACGCCGGCCGGCCCAACCAGAAAGAAGAACCGTACACCTGGACCCGTACGTACGGCAAAGGGCGGGTATTCTACACGGCCTATGGGCACGACGAGCGTACCTGGAGTCAGCCCGGATTCATGCAACTGCTGGAGCGGGGGATTCTGTGGTCGGTGGGCGATCGGGTGAAGAAGTTGCACGACGATCTGAAACCCCAGGCCTTCGCCTACGACGAGGCTAAACTGCCGAACTACGAAAAACGTCCTGGTCCTCAGATGAAGCAGCGAGCCCTCTCACCCGAGGAGTCGCTGAAGCATATTCAGGTACCGGTCGACTTTACGCTCGATCTGTTTGCCCACGAACCCAATGTGATGCACCCCATTGCCATGACCTGGGACGACCGTGGTCGGCTGTACGTGCTTATCACGAAAGACTACCCCAACGAGCGTAAGCCTGAGGGGGGCTCTGACTACATCGTGATCTGTGAAGACACTAACAACGATGGTAAGGCTGATAAGTTTACTAACTACGCCGAAGGGTTGAGCATTCCGACCGGGATGGTCTGGGCCAACGGCGGTCTGGTGGTGTCGCAGGCTCCGCACATGCTGTTCCTGCGTGATACCAACGGCGACGATAAAGTCGATGAGAAGAAGATTCTGTTCACGGGCTTTGGTACGTTCGATACGCACGCTGGCCCCAGCAACCTCCATTATGGGTTCGACAACTGGATCTGGGGGAGTGTAGGCTACTCAGGCTTCAAGGGTAAGGTGGGTAGTGCTGATTCGCTGCAGTTCGGACAGGGCTTTTTCCGGTTTCGTCCCGATGGCTCGGCGCTCGAATACATGACCAACACCTCCAACAATACCTGGGGGCTGGGCTTCAACGAAACCGGCGACGTATTTGGTAGCACGGCCAACAACGCACACGGCTGGTACATGGCCATTCCGAATGCAGCCTACAAGTCGCGCCCCAACGTCATGAACGGCAGCCGGAGCACCGATACGCACAAGGACATGAAGCCTATTACCGACCGCGTTCGGCAGGTCGACGTCTTTGGGGGCTTCACGGCCGCGGCCGGGCACAACCTGTACACCGCGCGGGCGTTCCCCAAAGCGTACTGGAACAAGGTTGCGTTTGTGTCGGAACCAACGGGCCACATTGTTCACCAGAACGTGCTCGAAAAGAACGGTACGGACTACGAAGACCGCGAAGGCACGCAGGGTATCGGCTTTAACCTGATGGCCGGTGCCGACGAATGGTTCTCGCCAGTATTTGCTCAGGTGGGTCCCGATGGTGCCGTTTGGGTAGCCGATTGGTACAGCTTTATCATTCAGCACAACCCGACACCGCAGGGCTTTGAAAACGGTAAAGGAAACGCCTACGAAACCGACCTGCGTGATTTTACGCACGGCCGTATCTACCGCGTAGGTTATAAGAAAGCCCCGACGTACGTAGCGCCCCGACTAGACAAAAATGACCCGGCTACGTTGTTGGCTGCTCTCAAAAACGACAATCAGTTCTGGCGGATGAAAGCCCAACGGCTGCTGGTTGAGCGCGGGCAGCGCGATGTAGTGCCCCAGTTGCTGGCCATCGCCAACGACCCGAGCGTAGACGAAATCGGAATCAATGCCCCGGCTGTACACGCCCTCTGGACGCTGCACGGACTTGGTGCAATCAAACCGTCTGATCTGACTACGGCTCTGAAACACCCGTGTGCAGGTGTTCGGAAAACAGCCGTTCAGGTGATGCCCCGCACAGAAGAGGGCGTAACCATGCTGCTGGCTCAGAAAGCCCTTTACGATGCCGAACCGCTCGTGGTACTCAACAGCCTGCTGGCGTTGGGAGAGGCTCCGGCTTCACCAACTATCGATGAGGCTGTGCTGGCCCGGCTCCGGCAAACCGATGCCAACAACGACCGGTGGTTGCCCGATGCCTTTGCCGTTGCCCTCAACCGGGATAAAGGCCGACTGATGCGTCAGTGGCTGGGTTCAATTAAAACCGCACAGGCGGCTCCGGCCGGAAACGGCTCAGGGGCCATGCACCACGATCACAGCACCATGCATCAGGGTGGCCCGAACGCGGGCAGCCAGGCCGGAAGCCCCACGGCGCGGACCGAGGTGAAAACGACCAATGGTCCTGATCTGGTGGTGACGCGCGTGGCTACCGAACCGCTTCAGCCGTTTGTGCGCGAAGGGGCCCGCACCACGATCTACGTAACTAATCAGGGCAGCGTGGCTGTGCCGAAAGGAACGCCTGTACCCCTTACGATTCGGTTTGAAAGCAAAGGTGGTGGGCCAGCTGCTCAGAAAGTAGATTACGTTAGCCGTACGCACGTCGACGGGATTCAGCCGGGCGAAACGGTAGCCATTCGCCGGACCAACAACGGTCCGTGGGTGGGCGACCTCTGGCTCACGGCCGAACAGGCAGGTGACTATACTTTTGCGGTGAGCATTGACAAGGAAAATACACTGGGTGACAGCGACCGGAAAAATAACGAATTCCGCACGACACTTACGTTCCGGGCTCCGGCGCGTATGCGGACCGTAGCGCTCGAACGTACCGCCCGTGCGTATGCCTCAACGGCTGCTCCCGATTCGGTAGTAGCGATGCTGACCCAGGCCGCTTCGCTCGAAGCCGATGATGCCAATGCTCTAGTGAAAGGCTTAGCCGATGGGTACGATTACCGGGCGAAAGTGAAGCCATCGGCTGCAGCTCAGGGTTTGTTGGCCGGTCTGGACAACCGCCTGCCCGCCGACGCCCGCCCGCGCCTGAACCGGCTGCTCGAAGCCTGGGGTATGCGTGATGCCAACGCCGACCTCGACCCCAATGCGCAGGTTGTACGGATCAAAACGATTCGGGAAGAGATGCGTTTCGACAAGAAAACGTTCGAAGTAACGGCGGGTAAACCCGTTGTGATTATTCTGGAAAACCCGGATGCCATGCAGCACAACCTGGTGGTGGTGAAGCCAAAGTCAATGGAGCGGATCGGGAAACTGGCCGACGCCATGATTACGGCCAAAGACGGTGCCGAGAAGAATTACGTACCCGAGTCGTCGGATATATTGGCGGCTACCACGCTGGTGAACCCCAACCAAACCGTGCGGGTCACCTTCAAAGCGCCCGACCAACCCGGTGACTATCCGTTTGTCTGTACGTTCCCCGGCCACTGGCGAATCATGAACGGGGTCATGAAAGTGAAGAAGTAG
- a CDS encoding molybdopterin molybdotransferase MoeA: MLSVHDAVRITQTHLLALPDQMVTLEEAVGRVLRQPLTADRDVPPFNRVTMDGIAFRYEAFAGGARQFRVLGSQFAGQPASTLTDPTGCLEVMTGAVLPLGTDTVVRYEDVQIEEGIATVQVAEVQAGQNIHPQGNDRPAGDVLLREGTLFRSVDVAVAASVGASKVSVATLPRVAIIATGDELVGVDETPAPHQIRHSNIYMIRAALRALGVRAMLHHLPDDREVLKIGLQNLLEHNDVFILSGGVSAGKADFVPATLTELGVQCHFHKVEQRPGKPLWFGTTEGNKQVVFGLPGNPVSTVMCTYKYVLPYLRAAMGQTAPRPMYAQLAELFVFRPALTYFLPVRLQYAPDGRLLAHPLPGSGSGDFTNLTGADAFLELPADQTTFAEGEALPVVSAW; this comes from the coding sequence ATGCTTTCTGTGCACGACGCCGTCCGTATTACGCAAACTCATTTGCTCGCCTTACCCGACCAGATGGTCACGCTTGAAGAAGCCGTTGGCCGCGTGCTGCGCCAACCCCTGACTGCCGACCGCGACGTGCCGCCGTTCAACCGGGTGACTATGGACGGGATCGCGTTTCGGTACGAAGCCTTTGCCGGTGGGGCGCGTCAGTTTCGGGTGTTGGGGTCGCAGTTTGCCGGGCAGCCCGCCAGCACACTTACCGACCCGACAGGCTGCCTGGAAGTAATGACCGGAGCTGTGCTGCCCCTCGGCACCGATACGGTAGTGCGCTACGAGGATGTGCAGATTGAGGAGGGGATCGCGACCGTTCAGGTAGCGGAGGTGCAGGCCGGGCAAAACATCCACCCCCAGGGCAACGACCGACCCGCGGGGGATGTTTTGCTTCGGGAGGGGACATTGTTTCGGTCGGTCGATGTGGCCGTAGCGGCCTCGGTCGGGGCGTCGAAGGTGTCGGTGGCCACCCTGCCCCGGGTGGCCATTATTGCCACGGGCGACGAACTCGTGGGCGTCGACGAAACCCCCGCGCCACATCAGATTCGGCATTCCAACATTTACATGATTCGGGCGGCTTTGCGGGCGTTGGGGGTCCGGGCGATGCTCCATCACCTGCCCGACGACCGTGAGGTACTCAAAATTGGGCTTCAGAACCTGCTGGAGCATAACGATGTGTTCATTTTAAGCGGAGGGGTGTCGGCGGGGAAGGCCGATTTTGTACCGGCTACCCTGACCGAGCTGGGGGTACAATGCCATTTTCATAAAGTGGAGCAGCGCCCCGGTAAGCCACTCTGGTTCGGAACCACCGAGGGTAATAAGCAAGTGGTATTTGGTTTGCCCGGCAACCCGGTTTCGACGGTGATGTGCACCTATAAATACGTGTTGCCGTACCTGCGGGCGGCTATGGGGCAAACCGCGCCCCGCCCTATGTACGCCCAACTGGCCGAACTGTTTGTGTTTCGGCCCGCCCTCACGTACTTCCTGCCCGTACGACTCCAATACGCGCCCGATGGCCGATTGCTGGCTCACCCGCTACCGGGTTCGGGTTCGGGTGATTTTACCAACCTGACCGGTGCCGACGCGTTTCTGGAACTCCCGGCCGACCAAACGACCTTTGCCGAGGGCGAAGCCCTGCCCGTGGTGAGTGCCTGGTAA
- a CDS encoding Gfo/Idh/MocA family protein translates to MKFNIAIVGLGFGAEFIPIYQRHPLANMYAICQRNVENLNKIGDEFGVEKRYSSYDELLADPDVDAVHINSPIPNHAEQSLKALRAGKHVACTVPMATTVEECAEIVRTVRETGKKYMMMETVVYAREFLFVKELYEKGELGKVQFLKASHQQDMDGWPDYWPGLPPMHYATHCVGPVAGLLKLEAEYVSCFGSGTIREELAKIHNSPFAVESAHIKFRNSDLSAYVYRSLFDVARQYRESFEVYGDKKSFEWQLIEDEQPVIHTAKKPEPEIPEKVTVPDYAHLLPEPIQRFTTKGVYDADDSQHLSFTQGGGHGGSHPHMVHEFLTALSEDRDPFPNAAQSANWTSVGILAHESALKGGELIRLPEF, encoded by the coding sequence ATGAAATTCAACATCGCTATTGTAGGTCTCGGGTTCGGGGCCGAATTTATCCCTATCTACCAGCGGCATCCGCTCGCCAACATGTACGCCATTTGCCAGCGTAACGTCGAGAATCTAAACAAGATTGGCGACGAGTTTGGCGTTGAAAAGCGGTATTCGAGCTACGACGAGCTGTTGGCCGACCCGGACGTGGATGCCGTACACATCAATTCGCCCATTCCAAATCATGCTGAGCAAAGCCTCAAAGCCCTCCGGGCGGGTAAGCACGTAGCCTGTACAGTGCCTATGGCGACCACCGTGGAGGAGTGCGCCGAGATTGTCCGGACGGTTCGCGAAACGGGCAAGAAGTACATGATGATGGAGACCGTTGTGTATGCCCGCGAATTTCTGTTCGTCAAAGAACTGTACGAAAAAGGCGAGCTGGGTAAAGTTCAGTTTCTGAAAGCTTCGCACCAGCAGGATATGGACGGCTGGCCCGATTACTGGCCTGGTTTGCCTCCCATGCACTACGCTACGCACTGCGTGGGTCCGGTGGCGGGGCTGCTTAAACTGGAAGCCGAGTACGTATCGTGCTTTGGCTCAGGAACCATCCGTGAAGAACTGGCTAAGATCCATAACTCACCGTTTGCGGTCGAGTCGGCGCATATCAAGTTCCGCAACAGCGATCTGTCGGCTTACGTGTACCGGTCGTTGTTCGACGTGGCCCGTCAGTACCGGGAGAGTTTCGAGGTGTACGGCGACAAGAAGTCGTTTGAATGGCAGCTGATTGAAGATGAGCAGCCGGTGATTCACACGGCGAAAAAACCGGAGCCTGAAATCCCCGAAAAAGTAACAGTTCCTGATTACGCCCACCTGTTGCCCGAACCCATTCAGCGGTTCACGACCAAGGGCGTGTACGATGCCGACGACAGCCAGCACCTGTCGTTTACGCAGGGGGGCGGCCATGGCGGCTCGCACCCACACATGGTGCATGAGTTTCTGACGGCCCTGAGCGAAGACCGCGATCCGTTCCCCAACGCAGCCCAGTCGGCCAACTGGACGAGCGTCGGGATTCTGGCGCACGAGTCGGCGCTGAAAGGCGGAGAGTTGATTCGACTGCCGGAGTTTTAA
- a CDS encoding sensor histidine kinase produces MNTLTTQTLHTLVHEFQTPIAAIRMAADVLDSPITHNNPQRTNKYVQIIREETDRLQQQVEVMLSLARADHHALYMCVERLDIHELVRSVARRHGSYLRLNLLASRTECLADRLHLTNVLFNLIDNAVKYSEENLDICLTTTCNEDGIRVSISDRGIGIPADLQEQIFQPFFRVNLADSPSVKGFGLGLSYVRKIIEAHGWRIQLRSQVGQGSEFCIHIPFPAMLTHPVPQLVCYERA; encoded by the coding sequence ATGAACACGCTAACGACACAAACTCTACACACACTTGTTCACGAGTTCCAGACACCTATCGCGGCTATTCGAATGGCTGCCGATGTGCTCGACTCGCCTATTACCCACAATAATCCGCAGCGCACCAACAAGTACGTGCAGATTATTCGTGAAGAGACCGACCGACTACAGCAACAGGTAGAGGTGATGCTCAGCTTAGCCCGGGCCGATCACCACGCCCTGTATATGTGCGTGGAACGACTCGACATTCATGAGCTGGTCCGGTCGGTAGCCCGACGGCATGGCTCGTACCTGCGCCTGAATCTGCTGGCCTCCCGTACGGAGTGCCTGGCCGATCGGTTGCACCTGACCAATGTCCTGTTCAACCTGATCGACAATGCGGTTAAATACAGTGAGGAGAATCTGGACATTTGCCTCACCACCACCTGTAACGAAGACGGTATTCGGGTTTCGATTTCGGATCGGGGTATTGGGATTCCGGCTGATTTGCAGGAGCAGATTTTTCAGCCTTTTTTCCGGGTCAATCTGGCCGACTCCCCCAGCGTTAAGGGCTTTGGGCTGGGGCTTAGCTACGTTCGTAAGATTATTGAGGCTCACGGCTGGCGTATTCAGCTTCGGAGCCAGGTTGGGCAGGGAAGCGAATTCTGTATTCACATTCCCTTCCCGGCTATGTTGACGCACCCGGTACCGCAACTGGTTTGCTACGAACGGGCATAA
- the moaC gene encoding cyclic pyranopterin monophosphate synthase MoaC, whose protein sequence is MNEFTHLDPQGNPAMVDVGAKAVTHRMAHARSLVRLPDAVVAQFAHADIQTKKGPVFQTAIIAGTMATKRTDELIPLCHSLGLDGCRLTIELQGNDAVVDCTVTTEGKTGVEMEALVGASVAALTIYDMCKALSHDIVIAETKLMAKAGGKRDFRRS, encoded by the coding sequence ATGAACGAATTTACACACCTCGACCCACAAGGCAACCCGGCCATGGTCGACGTTGGCGCGAAGGCCGTCACGCACCGCATGGCCCACGCCCGCAGCCTTGTCCGACTGCCCGACGCCGTAGTCGCGCAGTTTGCCCATGCCGATATTCAGACCAAGAAAGGCCCGGTTTTCCAGACGGCTATCATTGCCGGTACTATGGCCACCAAACGAACCGATGAACTGATTCCGCTTTGTCATTCGCTCGGCCTCGACGGCTGCCGACTGACCATCGAACTACAGGGCAACGATGCGGTAGTCGACTGTACCGTTACGACCGAAGGCAAAACGGGCGTTGAGATGGAAGCCCTTGTTGGAGCCTCGGTGGCGGCTCTGACCATTTATGATATGTGCAAGGCGCTCTCGCATGATATTGTCATTGCGGAGACCAAACTGATGGCCAAAGCGGGCGGCAAGCGCGATTTCAGGCGGAGCTGA
- a CDS encoding RNA polymerase sigma factor, whose protein sequence is MADPPKRTILSTVKQYGNRLSQFIRGRVRSSYDADDVLQDVWYQLSKVVDLDTIESMSGWLYQVARNRITDLYRRRPEESFSDLASDDEEGGLLGFREILLADPQTPEDAYFKDLFWNELMAALDELPDNQRTVFVQNELEDRTLQAIADQTGESLKTIISRKRYAVQHLRKRLQNLYNELGSL, encoded by the coding sequence ATGGCCGACCCACCCAAACGAACCATTCTTTCGACGGTAAAGCAGTACGGTAACCGGCTGTCGCAGTTTATTCGTGGGCGGGTGCGATCGAGCTATGATGCCGACGATGTGTTGCAGGACGTTTGGTATCAGTTGAGTAAGGTAGTCGATCTGGACACCATCGAGAGTATGAGCGGCTGGCTGTATCAGGTGGCGCGCAACCGCATTACCGATCTGTACCGCCGACGGCCTGAAGAAAGCTTTTCCGATCTGGCTTCGGATGACGAAGAGGGTGGGCTGTTGGGCTTTCGCGAGATTCTGCTGGCCGACCCACAGACGCCCGAAGATGCGTACTTCAAAGACCTGTTCTGGAATGAACTGATGGCTGCCTTAGACGAACTTCCTGATAATCAACGGACGGTGTTTGTTCAGAACGAGCTGGAAGACCGTACTTTACAGGCTATTGCCGATCAGACCGGCGAGAGTCTGAAAACGATCATCTCGCGCAAACGCTATGCCGTGCAGCACCTGCGCAAGCGGCTCCAAAATCTGTATAACGAACTTGGTTCGCTCTGA
- a CDS encoding RNA methyltransferase — MRKLALDELNRLSVDQFKTVPKFPYCLILDDIRSLNNVGSVFRTADAFRAEKLYLCGITGQPPHRDITKTALGATESVEWIYEPDVLALCSRLRAEGWAVVAIEQAEGSTSLSDFTPTPNKRYAFVFGNEVTGVADTVVQQADLVVEIPQFGTKHSLNIAVTAGIVCWDFLQKTTKA, encoded by the coding sequence ATGCGTAAACTCGCTCTCGACGAGCTTAATCGGCTCTCGGTTGATCAATTTAAAACCGTCCCTAAATTTCCGTACTGCCTTATTCTGGACGACATTCGCAGCCTCAACAACGTGGGCTCGGTCTTCCGAACGGCCGATGCCTTCCGGGCCGAAAAACTGTACCTCTGTGGTATCACGGGACAGCCACCCCACCGCGACATCACCAAAACGGCCCTGGGTGCCACCGAGTCGGTTGAGTGGATTTATGAACCTGACGTATTGGCGCTGTGCAGCCGGCTCCGGGCCGAAGGCTGGGCCGTTGTGGCTATTGAACAAGCCGAGGGAAGTACCTCACTGTCGGATTTTACCCCCACCCCGAACAAACGATATGCCTTTGTGTTTGGTAACGAGGTAACCGGTGTTGCCGATACCGTTGTCCAACAGGCCGACCTGGTGGTCGAAATCCCGCAGTTTGGCACGAAGCACTCACTCAATATTGCGGTTACAGCCGGTATTGTTTGCTGGGACTTCCTGCAAAAAACAACAAAAGCTTAA